One Aegilops tauschii subsp. strangulata cultivar AL8/78 chromosome 7, Aet v6.0, whole genome shotgun sequence genomic window carries:
- the LOC109742841 gene encoding phosphoribosylglycinamide formyltransferase, chloroplastic, with protein sequence MGAAAVASSGTGLRCALNPALNQHKKGARLSLAAKSQQRCAVTCGRLLLRPNARVCTAASASASTVMDSGAWDSGVRRKRLAVFVSGGGSNFRSIHEAALGGKVNGDVVALVTDKPGCGGAEYARCNGMPVVVFPKSKSAPEGVSTDELLNVLRDLKVDFVLLAGYLKLIPGELVKAFPRSMLNIHPSLLPAFGGKGYYGLKVHKAVIASGARYSGPTVHFVDEQFDTGKTLAQRVVPVLANDTPEQLAARVLHEEHQVYVEAVAALCEDRIVWRDDGVPLIRSQTNPNAYT encoded by the exons ATGGGGGCGGCCGCCGTCGCTTCCTCCGGCACCGGGCTGCGCTGCGCGCTTAACCCCGCCCTGAACCAGCATAAGAAAGGCGCGCGCTTGAGCTTAGCGGCCAAGAGTCAGCAGCGCTGCGCCGTCACTTGCGGGCGCTTGCTGCTCCGCCCGAACGCTCGCGTGTGCACGGCGGCATCGGCATCGGCATCGACGGTGATGGATAGCGGGGCTTGGGACTCCGGGGTGAGGAGGAAGAGACTCGCGGTGTTCGTGTCCGGTGGAGGCTCCAACTTCCGGTCGATCCACGAGGCCGCCCTGGGTGGGAAGGTGAACGGGGATGTGGTTGCGCTCGTCACTGATAAGCCAG GCTGCGGTGGCGCGGAGTATGCAAGGTGCAATGGCATGCCCGTGGTCGTGTTTCCCAAGTCGAAATCGGCGCCGGAGGGGGTCTCGACAGATGAACTTTTGAATGTTCTTAG GGATCTGAAGGTAGACTTTGTTCTACTTGCTGGTTACTTGAAGCTCATACCTGGTGAGCTAGTTAAGGCATTTCCCAGATCCATGCTGAATATACATCCTTCACTGCTCCCGGCATTTGGAGGCAAGGGTTATTATGGTTTAAAAGTGCATAAAGCAGTCATTGCATCTGGAGCCAG ATACTCAGGACCAACTGTGCACTTTGTGGATGAGCAGTTCGACACTGGGAAAACCTTGGCCCAAAGAGTTGTGCCAGTGTTAGCCAATGATACTCCAGAGCAATTGGCTGCAAGGGTTCTTCACGAG GAGCACCAAGTTTACGTTGAGGCAGTTGCTGCCTTGTGTGAGGATCGAATTGTGTGGCGAGACGATGGTGTCCCACTTATCAGAAGTCAGACAAACCCCAATGCGTATACCTAA
- the LOC109742840 gene encoding uncharacterized protein, with amino-acid sequence MDEQRIARISVTWRGRQLDVDADPSCTVKEFGQLLQDLTNVKPETLKLIVPQSANKGSKLISPFSDPHSSLTLKEAAVSEGKPIRMMGVFEDEIEEVSDNGKRSDLRIIGFEEEEQRLRQRSSGRPRVSLKLPQGQYIFCDFRTLHLPGVELNPPPSEALKRMHILACDPGIIAIMNKHRWRVGIMTEMAPVGYVGVSPKCILGFNKNMGEEISLRLRTDDLKGFRKYESIKKTLLHELAHMVHSEHDAHFFVLNKQLNEEAASLDWTKSSGHVLSGRKIFDSYEDEFDLEPEAHAVGYKLGGGSSSLASARVLPGVAAYQRLLSASSTDLGSSHSSVTKSVERHNVQGTQAEPDPDDAGQDFIQENVKAEPDPDDNDAMPIDVTIVTSGSAGFVASTEQNTIGYSEPVPDDVAKKSSVGCLEPDPDDSADVDMLNKEIDGEHDNEPVPDDGTSEFVLESGNKMEVEMEPRTDSTVLKSEPDPDDSSSSIQNQEVIIDGKHMGEPDPDASSCGAVLQSGNKIQAEIGQSRNHSVLESEPDPDDNAADLKSDELQRIEEPVAALCSRLQKAIEMLRSQATPSEAASALQTLFKIIKNVIENPNDIRYRRLRKTNPHFQRSVANYKAAMEVLELIGFCEDVVSDEIGRAETYLVLKRNDPGLLWLAKSSLEVSMA; translated from the exons ATGGATGAACAGAGAATAGCTCGAATATCGGTCACTTGGAGAGGCAGGCAACTTGACGTTGATGCAGACCCAAGCTGTACGGTGAAGGAATTTGGGCAACTGCTCCAGGATTTAACTAATGTTAAACCGGAGACGTTGAAGCTCATAGTTCCGCAATCTGCAAATAAAGGTTCCAAGCTGATCAGTCCATTTTCAGACCCTCATTCAAGCTTAACACTGAAAGAAGCTGCTGTCAGTGAG GGTAAGCCTATTAGAATGATGGGTGTCTTTGAAGATGAAATTGAGGAAGTATCAGACAATGGCAAAAGATCAGATCTGCGGATAATTGGATTTGAAGAGGAAGAACAACGGCTGAGGCAACGATCTTCAGGCAGGCCCCGAGTTTCACTAAAACTTCCACAGGGGCAATACATCTTCTGTGATTTTCGGACACTTCACTTACCCGGGGTTGAG TTGAATCCACCACCTTCGGAAGCTCTGAAAAGAATGCACATACTTGCATGTGACCCCGGCATAATTGCGATCATGAACAAG CATAGATGGCGAGTGGGAATCATGACTGAAATGGCACCAGTGGGATATGTTGGTGTTAGTCCGAAATGCATTCTAGGCTTCAATAAG AACATGGGAGAGGAGATATCCCTTCGCCTACGAACTGATGATTTGAAAGGATTTCGGAAATACGAAAGTATAAAGAAAACTCTGCTCCATGAACTT GCGCATATGGTGCACTCTGAGCATGATGCCCACTTTTTCGTTCTTAATAAGCAG TTGAATGAGGAAGCTGCGTCCTTGGACTGGACAAAATCAAGTGGACATGTGCTGAGTGGCCGCAAAATATTTGATTCCTATGAAGATGAGTTTGATTTAGAACCAGAAGCTCATGCTGTCGGTtacaagcttgggggaggatcAAGTTCACTGGCAAGTGCCCGTGTGTTGCCAGGGGTAGCTGCTTATCAGCGTCTCTTGAGTGCATCATCAACAGATTTGGGGAGTTCCCACAGTAGTGTTACTAAATCTGTGGAGAGACATAATGTGCAAGGTACACAAGCTGAACCTGATCCGGATGATGCTGGCCAGGATTTTATTCAGGAAAATGTGAAGGCGGAACCAGACCCAGATGACAACGATGCCATGCCTATTGATGTAACGATTGTGACATCTGGATCAGCAGGTTTTGTAGCATCTACAGAGCAGAATACCATAGGTTATTCTGAGCCTGTTCCTGATGATGTTGCGAAGAAAAGCTCTGTTGGTTGCCTAGAACCTGATCCTGATGATTCCGCAGATGTTGACATGCTTAACAAGGAGATCGATGGTGAGCATGATAATGAACCTGTTCCTGATGATGGTACTAGTGAATTTGTCCTGGAATCTGGAAACAAGATGGAAGTGGAGATGGAGCCGAGAACTGACTCCACAGTTCTGAAATCTGAACCTGATCCTGATGACTCCTCTAGCTCTATTCAAAACCAGGAGGTGATCATTGATGGGAAGCACATGGGAGAACCTGATCCAGATGCTAGTAGCTGTGGAGCTGTTCTGCAATCTGGAAATAAGATCCAAGCGGAGATTGGGCAGAGCAGAAACCACTCAGTTTTGGAGTCTGAACCTGACCCTGACGATAATGCTGCTGACTTAAAGAGCGATGAGCTGCAAAGAATAGAAGAGCCAGTGGCAGCCCTCTGCTCGCGCCTCCAGAAGGCTATTGAAATGCTCCGGTCGCAAGCAACACCTTCAGAGGCAGCCTCTGCACTTCAAACACTCTTCAAAATTATCAAGAATGTGATAGAGAATCCAAACGATATTCGGTATAGAAGACTGCGTAAG ACCAATCCTCATTTCCAAAGGAGCGTGGCGAATTACAAAG CTGCGATGGAGGTCCTCGAGTTGATTGGCTTCTGCGAGGATGTCGTCTCGGATGAGATCGGGCGTGCGGAGACCTACCTGGTACTGAAGAGGAACGACCCTGGGTTGCTGTGGCTTGCGAAGTCCTCCCTTGAAGTATCCATGGCTTGA